A DNA window from Candidatus Neomarinimicrobiota bacterium contains the following coding sequences:
- the uvrB gene encoding excinuclease ABC subunit UvrB, translated as MTDFRLVTDLKPTGDQPQAIEKLTGGVLRGEKYQTLLGVTGSGKTFTMAHVIQNVNKPTLVISHNKTLAAQLYGEFKSFFPENAVEYFISYYDYYQPEAYLPVTDTYIEKDSSINEEIDKLRLKATSSLISRRDVIVVASVSCIYGIGSPEEYKKFIVMIKKGEKIDIRWLISKLVDIYYSRNDQVLERGNFSLKGDVLEIFPAYEDYAFRIEFFGDYIDRICSINPVTRNILKEHDNIVIYPAKHFITSEDRLEIALRSIERELEERLKELRDAGKLLEAQRLEQRTRFDIEMIREVGYCSGIENYSRHFSGRKPGERPYTLIDFFPDDYLLFIDESHVTIPQLRGMYNGDRSRKETLVEYGFRLPSALDNRPLKFEEFEQLINQVIFVSATPGDYELEKCNGIVVEQIIRPTGLLEPEIKVKPTENQVDDLIDEIVEVTKRNERVLVTTLTKKMAEDLADYLQGLGLRVRYLHSEIDALERVSILRDLRLGEFDVLVGINLLREGLDLPEVSLVAILDADKEGFLRSERSLMQIAGRSARNVNGKVIFYADTITESMKKVIDETNRRRKIQEEYNKRNGIIPRSIKKTVEEVLKTTSVADEKPLKKYKEKRAEFRYMNKIDKMQLIDLLKKEMMIAADNLEFEKAAEIRDEIIRLSKEM; from the coding sequence ATGACAGACTTTAGACTTGTAACAGACTTAAAACCAACAGGGGATCAACCTCAAGCAATAGAAAAATTAACAGGGGGCGTATTACGCGGTGAAAAGTATCAGACTCTGCTTGGAGTTACCGGTAGTGGTAAGACTTTTACGATGGCACACGTTATACAAAATGTTAACAAACCAACTCTGGTTATTTCACATAATAAAACCTTAGCGGCACAGCTTTATGGGGAATTTAAATCCTTCTTTCCTGAAAATGCTGTAGAGTACTTTATCAGTTATTATGACTATTATCAGCCGGAAGCATATCTCCCTGTTACTGATACATATATTGAGAAAGATTCTTCTATTAATGAAGAAATAGATAAACTTCGCCTGAAAGCAACCAGCTCATTGATATCACGACGGGATGTAATTGTAGTGGCAAGTGTTTCCTGTATTTATGGTATTGGTTCACCTGAGGAATATAAAAAATTTATAGTAATGATAAAAAAGGGAGAAAAAATAGATATAAGATGGCTTATAAGTAAACTGGTGGATATATATTATTCAAGAAATGATCAGGTGTTAGAAAGGGGAAATTTTAGTTTGAAAGGTGATGTGCTGGAAATCTTCCCTGCATATGAAGATTATGCATTCAGAATAGAATTTTTTGGGGATTACATTGATAGAATATGCTCAATAAATCCAGTTACCCGAAATATATTAAAAGAGCATGATAATATTGTAATATATCCGGCAAAACATTTCATTACATCAGAAGATAGGCTTGAGATTGCACTGAGGTCTATCGAGCGTGAACTTGAGGAAAGATTAAAAGAGCTGCGTGATGCTGGCAAGTTACTAGAAGCTCAGAGATTGGAGCAGAGAACAAGATTTGATATCGAAATGATAAGAGAAGTAGGATATTGTTCTGGTATTGAGAATTACTCCAGGCACTTTTCAGGCAGGAAACCAGGGGAGAGACCATATACATTAATAGATTTTTTCCCTGATGATTACCTTTTGTTCATTGACGAGTCCCATGTTACTATTCCGCAATTAAGAGGTATGTACAATGGTGATAGGTCCAGAAAAGAGACTCTGGTAGAATATGGTTTTAGGCTTCCATCTGCACTTGATAACAGACCTCTGAAATTTGAAGAATTTGAACAGCTTATTAATCAGGTGATATTTGTTTCTGCTACTCCTGGCGATTATGAACTTGAGAAATGTAATGGGATTGTTGTAGAGCAAATAATAAGACCTACAGGGTTGCTTGAACCAGAGATTAAGGTAAAGCCAACTGAGAACCAAGTAGATGATTTAATAGATGAGATTGTCGAAGTTACAAAGCGGAACGAAAGGGTACTTGTAACAACCCTGACGAAGAAAATGGCTGAAGACCTCGCTGATTATCTTCAAGGGTTGGGTCTACGCGTCAGATATTTGCATTCAGAAATCGATGCTCTTGAAAGAGTAAGTATTCTAAGAGATTTGAGACTCGGGGAGTTTGATGTATTGGTTGGTATAAATCTGCTGAGAGAAGGACTTGATCTGCCTGAAGTATCGCTTGTTGCAATACTTGATGCCGATAAGGAAGGTTTTTTAAGATCAGAGAGATCTCTGATGCAAATTGCAGGGAGATCTGCAAGAAATGTCAATGGCAAAGTAATTTTTTATGCTGATACGATTACTGAGTCAATGAAGAAGGTAATTGATGAAACGAATAGAAGAAGAAAAATACAGGAAGAATACAATAAAAGAAACGGAATAATCCCACGATCTATTAAGAAAACAGTTGAAGAAGTATTAAAAACTACATCTGTAGCTGATGAGAAACCGCTTAAAAAGTATAAGGAGAAAAGGGCGGAATTTAGATATATGAATAAAATAGATAAAATGCAGTTGATAGATCTATTGAAAAAAGAAATGATGATTGCGGCTGATAATCTTGAATTTGAAAAAGCTGCGGAAATTAGAGATGAGATAATCAGATTAAGCAAGGAGATGTAA
- the purD gene encoding phosphoribosylamine--glycine ligase: MKVLVVGSGGREHSIVWKLSQSPLVEKIYTASGNGGTRIHGENIPIDSDDIDSLVDFAKKNEIDLTVVGPELPLVKGIVDRFSESGLKIFGPTQKAAMLEGSKVFAKIFMKKYDIPTSDFVIVKNKEEALEIIKNKKYPYVIKVDGLAAGKGAFIIFSDEDCNNAISQIWDQKVFDEAANKVIIEEYLDGEEVSVFAVCDGERYVLLPSAQDHKRVYDNDKGPNTGGMGAYSPSPLATENILKKVEEKIIKPLLKGMIKEGIPYKGVLYCGLMVLDDEPFVLEFNCRFGDPEAQVILPLIESDFAELISKAVDGRFEDLTFNLSDKYAVCVVLASQGYPGSYRKGFKIYGLKELANIKDGYIFHAATRYENGEYLTNGGRVLGVTALDVTLKDAIEKAYKLVEKIHFEGMHYRKDIGVKGLKRLGVI; the protein is encoded by the coding sequence ATGAAAGTTCTAGTAGTTGGTAGTGGTGGGAGGGAGCATAGTATAGTTTGGAAACTATCACAGTCTCCATTGGTAGAAAAAATATATACTGCTTCTGGAAACGGCGGGACACGGATTCATGGTGAAAATATTCCAATAGATTCTGACGATATTGATTCCCTTGTTGATTTTGCAAAGAAAAATGAAATTGATCTTACTGTTGTCGGTCCAGAATTACCACTTGTTAAAGGAATCGTAGATAGATTTAGTGAAAGTGGTTTAAAAATTTTTGGTCCAACTCAAAAAGCTGCAATGCTGGAAGGTAGTAAGGTCTTTGCAAAGATTTTTATGAAGAAATATGACATTCCAACTTCGGATTTTGTCATAGTTAAAAATAAAGAAGAGGCTCTGGAAATTATTAAAAATAAAAAATATCCCTATGTTATAAAGGTTGATGGTCTTGCAGCAGGCAAAGGTGCCTTTATTATATTTAGTGACGAAGATTGTAATAATGCTATTTCCCAGATATGGGATCAAAAGGTTTTTGATGAAGCGGCTAATAAAGTTATTATAGAAGAATATTTAGATGGCGAGGAGGTATCTGTATTTGCTGTATGTGATGGTGAAAGGTATGTACTGCTACCATCAGCGCAGGATCATAAAAGGGTATATGACAATGATAAAGGTCCGAATACAGGTGGCATGGGCGCATACTCTCCGTCACCACTTGCAACAGAGAATATACTAAAAAAGGTTGAAGAAAAAATTATAAAGCCTCTTTTGAAAGGGATGATTAAAGAGGGTATTCCATATAAAGGTGTGCTTTATTGTGGTTTGATGGTCCTTGATGACGAACCTTTTGTGCTTGAATTTAACTGTCGTTTTGGCGATCCTGAAGCCCAGGTTATTCTACCCTTGATAGAATCAGATTTTGCTGAGCTAATTAGCAAAGCAGTTGATGGTAGGTTTGAGGATCTGACTTTTAATTTATCAGATAAATATGCTGTTTGTGTTGTTTTGGCTTCACAGGGATATCCAGGCAGTTATAGAAAGGGCTTTAAGATATATGGACTAAAGGAGCTTGCCAATATTAAAGATGGATATATTTTCCATGCGGCCACAAGGTACGAAAACGGAGAGTATTTAACAAATGGTGGGCGTGTTTTAGGAGTAACAGCCCTGGATGTAACATTGAAAGATGCTATAGAGAAAGCATATAAATTGGTTGAAAAAATACATTTTGAAGGGATGCATTACAGAAAAGATATAGGGGTAAAAGGATTAAAAAGATTGGGTGTAATATGA
- a CDS encoding NAD-dependent epimerase/dehydratase family protein, with translation MKILITGGAGFIGSHVADAYIKEGHDVVIIDNLVTGQIEFVNQKAKFYKFDIRSREAYDLIMDEKFDVINHHAAQIDVRKSTEDPKYDAEVNILGSINILEASNKSGVKRFIFISTGGAIYGEQDYFPADEEHPTRPISPYGIGKLTVEKYLYYYNQVFKLDYVVLRYANVYGPRQNPHGEAGVVAIFCDKMLRGNRAVINGDGTQTRDYVYVKDVVKANVLALTTYKTNEIYNIGTGVETDVNTIFKKIRDEINPNIEEFHGPPKPGEQKRSVISFHKAEKLLGWKPEYSLDEGLKETVSFFKELYRQE, from the coding sequence ATGAAAATATTGATAACCGGTGGTGCAGGGTTTATTGGAAGTCATGTTGCTGATGCATATATAAAAGAGGGACATGATGTTGTAATTATTGATAACCTGGTAACGGGGCAAATCGAATTTGTGAACCAAAAAGCAAAGTTTTATAAATTTGATATACGCTCCAGAGAAGCATATGATTTGATTATGGATGAAAAATTTGATGTGATAAATCATCATGCAGCACAAATTGATGTTAGAAAATCCACAGAAGACCCCAAATACGATGCAGAGGTTAATATATTAGGTTCCATCAATATCCTTGAAGCATCCAATAAGAGTGGTGTGAAGAGATTCATATTTATATCTACTGGAGGAGCTATTTATGGTGAGCAGGATTATTTCCCTGCAGATGAAGAACATCCAACCAGACCAATATCGCCGTATGGAATTGGGAAACTGACAGTGGAAAAGTATCTGTACTATTACAATCAAGTGTTCAAACTTGATTATGTGGTATTAAGGTACGCAAATGTATATGGACCAAGGCAGAACCCCCATGGTGAAGCTGGAGTAGTAGCTATATTTTGTGATAAAATGTTAAGAGGAAATAGAGCTGTTATTAATGGAGATGGGACGCAAACTCGAGATTATGTGTATGTTAAAGATGTTGTAAAAGCAAACGTTCTTGCATTGACTACTTATAAAACAAATGAGATTTATAACATAGGTACTGGAGTGGAAACCGATGTGAATACTATTTTTAAAAAGATCAGAGATGAGATCAATCCAAATATTGAAGAGTTTCATGGTCCACCTAAGCCAGGGGAACAGAAGCGAAGTGTAATTAGTTTTCACAAAGCAGAAAAATTACTTGGATGGAAGCCAGAATATTCTCTTGATGAGGGATTGAAAGAGACTGTAAGTTTTTTCAAAGAACTATATCGGCAGGAATGA